Part of the Streptomyces antimycoticus genome, GCGATGCGGATGGTCGGTGCGGACGGGCCCGCTGCGCCGGGGCCGTGGCGAGCCGCTGGGTCGTCTCCTGTGCGGCGGTCGCCCCGGGCCGCTGAGGACTCCGCTCGGGGGAATGGACCTGGCCCGGGGGCGGAGTCTGCGTCGGGGTGGGCTGGGCTGGCGGTGACGGCTCAGGAGCGGTGGGCGCCGATCCCGCCGCTGGGGCGGGGAAGCGGGCGGCCAGGCCCTTCAGAAGCCGGGCGTACGCGGCACGCTTCGGCTGCCGTGGCTCGGTCTTGCCGGATTCCCAGTTGCCCACCGCTTCCCGGCGGATGTCCAGCGCCTTGGCGATCCCGGCCTGGCTCAGCCCCGCGGCCTCGCGCAGCCTCTTGCGCTCCGCGGGTGCCGGCAGATCGTCCTGGGCGACCTGCTCCAGCAGCGCGTCGACAGCGCTGAACAACTCATCCTCAGCGGGCACAGGGCTCACCTCCGGGCAAACCCTATCCCCATCGCTCTCCGCAACGCACATGTCATCGCACGCTCAATCACTCCTGTCGCGAACGCGGTGGGAGTGCGGAGGCTGGGGCCCTTCCGGGCCGGGGAGTTCCAGGCCAGAGGTTCCGGCCCGGAGAGATGGCGGGTCGGCCGAAAGGTACGGCCGACCCTGCGATCGAGGCGAAGACGAGCTGATTAATCGTCAACACACTTGGGGTACTTCGAACCCCGGTTGCAGTCGTGGTAGTCGTACTTGCTGACGCGGAACTTCTTCTCGTCGCCGCCCTTGGCCGGATCGACGACCAAGTAGAACTTCTTTCCGTCCTTGACCTTGTCGGAGACCGTCCCATCAGGGCCCCGGTCGAAATCCTGCGCGCAGCCGGCGAGCGAGGCAAAAGCGGTCATTACCAAAAGGGCGGCGGCAAGGCGACGCATAGGGGTGCTCCGATCAACTTGGGGACCGGCACAGTCTAAGAGAGACGCACCATCGCCAGAACCGCCGGGGACGCCCTCACCCAGCAACGACAGCCCGTCCAGCAAAAGCACCGAAGAAGCACCCGAAAACACCCTCATCCCCTCCACCAAAACACCACACCACATGCCCGATCTACTCGCGTCAGCAACAGGAGGGGCTGCGGGGAGGTGAACGGACAGCACGCGCGGAACGCCGCTTCAGGGACACATGTTCCACAGAGTTCGATATCCCTTCCACTGGTCGCCCGGTGACCGTCAGCCCCTTTTCGGCTGACGTTTCTCGCGCGAGCAGTCCACTCCCGTCCCCGGATTGGCACGGCGCGTAGCCCATGCCGCCGTTACGCGTTGGTGACGGTGCGGACAGACCCGTAACGGTGCGGGGGACAACTCACGGGCCGGGTGGCGGGTCGTAGTGACCGGGCAATCAACCCGCGGCACTTCACCGACAGCACCGAACACCATACGAACGGGGAACCAGTGACTCACCTCAAGCGCGCCCTGGCCATCGCGGCAGTGACCGGCGCCAGCGCCGCCGCCCTCATGGCGGCCGCGCCCGGGGCCTCCGCGACCGCCTCCCGCGTTGCGTACAACGGCGCCTGTGGCTCCGGCTATACGGTCGTCAACTCCACCGAGGTCGGGGACAAGGGCACGGCGTATCTCACCTACAGCTCCGGCACGGGCAAGAACTGCCTGGTCGCGATCCGGAACGTGGCCGGCGAGCCGGTGCCGATGACGATCTACCTCTCACGGAGCGACACGGAGATCCACGACATCCACGACAGCGGCAACTACCGCTCCTACGCGGGACCGATCTACATGGGCGCACGAGGCACCTGCGTGGACTGGTGGGGCTGGATCGACGGTGTGCGCTTCGAGAAGGCCGAGACCAACTGCGGCTGACACGCTGCGGTTGACACCCAACCAACCGACCCGGTGCCCCGCACGCGATGGCGTGCGGGGCACCGCTCTGCGACCGGGCGGTATGGGCTATGCGGTCACCTTGGCGAGGAACGCGGCCACATTCGCCACGGTCCGCTGGATCTTCTCCTCCAGGGTGAGCGACTCCTGAGGCCGTGAGCCCGCGCCCGCGTCCTTCTTGCCCCGCACATAGAGCGAGCAGGCGAGGTCGCTGCATATGTAGTCGCCGACCGAGTTGCCCTGCTGCCTGGCCTTCCCCGCCTTCGGCGCGACCATCAGGGAGACGCCGCCCGTGTGGGCCGTCAGGCACATCGAGCACATGCTGCGCCGTACCTGCCAGGAGGCAGGGCCGGGGCAGCGCAGCGCGACGGCGATCGGGCGGGCGTCCAGTTCGGTGACCAGGTAGGCACGGTCGGGTGCCCGAGGATCTCGCCAGCCGAGGAAGTCCAGGTCATCCCAGGGCCGGTCGGCCAGGTCGCGCGGGACGGACAGGCGCTTCGCCTCACCCTTGCTGCAGTTCACGAACGCGGCACGGATCTCTTGCTCAGTCAGCGGCTTCATAGAACGCAGGCTAATTTGCCTAAAGGTGTTAGGCAAATGCATAATCAGTTCTGCCGAAGGAGAGGAAGGGCATGGGACGGGTAGGACTGACCACGGAACGGCTGACCCAGGCGGGAGCGGAGCTGGCCGACGAGCTCGGCTTCGACCAGGTGACCGTCTCTGAGCTGGCCAGACGGTTCGACGTCAAGGTCGCGAGTCTCTACTCGCACCTGAAGAACGGCCACGACCTCAAGACCAGGATCGCCCTGCTCGCCCTGGAGGAGCTTGCCGACCGGGCCGCCGAGGCCCTGGCCGGGCGGGCCGGAAAGGACGCCCTGACCGCCTTCGCCAACGTCTACCGCGACTACGCCCGCGAGCACCCCGGCCGCTACGCCGCCGCCCAGCTCAGGCTCGACCCGGAAGCGGCGGCCGCCAGCGCCGGCGTCCGGCACTCACAGATGACGCGGGCGATCCTGCGCGGCTACGACCTGACCGAGCCGGACCAGACGCACGCGGTTCGGCTGCTGGGCAGCGTCTTCCACGGCTACGTCAGCCTCGAGTTGGCAGGCGGATTCAGCCACAGCGCCCCCGACAGCGAGGAAAGCTGGTCGCGGACCCTGGACGCCCTCGACGCCCTGCTGCGGAACTGGCCCGCGCCCTGACGCGGTGGCACGGCAGCACTCAGGAGCGCGGCGGCGCGCCGGAGGCGGTGAGCCTCGCGGCGCATCGGCACAGCCGATCCATCCGTCCGCCCGCCCACACATCCATCCATCCATCCATCCACACATCTGTGATCAACAGGCTGGGACCCATGCACACCACCGAACACGACTGGATCACCACGCCCATCACCGCGGACATCCTGCGGGGCGCCCTCGACCTGGAGCACACCGCACACGGGGTGCTGCCGCACCGGCTGCCCGCCTGGGCCCGGGCCCAGTACACCGACGGACAACTCGCCATGGCGGAGGCCCAGCCCTCCGGCGTACGGCTGGTCTTCCGGACCCGGGCCACCGCCGTCGAACTGGACACGCTGCCCACCAAGCGGGTCTACGCGGGCGCCCCGCCCCGCCCGGACGGCGTGTACGACCTGCTCGTCGACGGTCGCCTGGCCGGGCAGTCCACGGTGACCGGCGGCAACACGCTGGCCATCGACCTGGCCACCGGGACGGCCGAGAGTCGCCCGGGCCCGGTCGGCACCCTCCGCTTCACCGACCTGCCCGGCGGCGTCAAGACCGTCGAGCTCTGGCTGCCGCACAACGAGACCACCGAACTCGTCGCCCTGCGCACCGACGCCCCCATCGAGCCCGTACCGGACCGGGGCCGCAAGGTGTGGCTGCACCACGGCAGTTCGATCAGCCACGGTTCCGACGCAGCGAGCCCCACCGCCATCTGGCCCGCGCTCGCCGCCTCCCTCGGCGGTGTGGAGCTGATCAACCTGGGCCTGGGCGGCAGCGCCCTGCTCGACCCGTTCACCGCCCGCACGATGCGGGACACCCCCGCCGACCTGATCAGCATCAAGATCGGCATCAACCTGGTCAACGCCGACCTGATGCGGCTGCGCGCCTTCACCCCGGCGGTGCACGGCTTCCTCGACACGATCCGCGAGGGGCACCCCACCACGCCACTGCTGGTCGTCTCCGCCATCCTGTGCCCCATCCACGAGGACACGCCCGGCCCCGCGGCCTTCGACGTGAGCGCGCTCAGCGCCGGAAAGCTGCGGTTCCAGGCCACCGGCGACCCCGCCGAGCGCGCCGCGGGCAAGCTGACACTGCGCGTCATCCGGGAGGAGCTGTCCCGGATCGTGAAGCAGCGGGCGGCCGATGACCCCCACCTCCACTACCTCGACGGCCGCGACCTCTACGGCGAGGCCGACGCCGACGAGCTGCCGCTGCCCGACGAGCTCCACCCGGACGCCGCCACCCACCGCCGTATCGGGGAACGCTTCGCCGCGCTGGCCTTCGCCGACGGTGGTCCGTTCGCGGACCACAGCGCCTGACGCGTGGCTCCAGCCAGCTTGGCGCCGGGCTCCGGCCGGTACGACGCCGGGCTCCGTCCGGTACAACCGGCTGGTCCGGCCGCTCTGGACGGCCGCCCGGCCCTCTGCGCCACCGGAGCGCCAGGCCCTACCCTGGTGGCCGTGCACATCTGCTTCGTCTGCAGCGGGAACATCTGCCGGTCGCCGTCCGCCGCGCTGGTCTTCGCCGAGCATCTGCGCCGGGCCGGACTCGACGGCGCGGTACGGGTCAGCAGCGCCGGTATCGGCCCCTGGCACGCCGGTGAGCCCATCGATGAACGGGCCGGCGCACTGCTGGCACGGCACGGCTATCCGGTCGAGCATGTCGCGGCCCAGATCGGCGCCGAACACCGGGACGCCGAGCTGTTCCTGGCGATGGACCGCGGCCACGAGAAGGCCTTGCGCCGGCTGGTCGACGATCCGTCCCGGGTCAGGATGCTGCGGTCCTTCGATCCGGACGCGACCGGTGATCTGGATGTGCCCGACCCGTACTACGGCGGCCCGGAGGGGTTCGACGAGGTGCTGGCCATGATCGAAGCCGCGATGCCCGGTCTGCTGGCCTGGGTCCGCGAGCGCCTCGGCTCATGAGTGCCCGTCCGGCGGCCGAGGCGGGCGAGGACCCCGGTGCCGCGGCGGCCCGCCTCACCGGCCGCCCGGTGACCGGTCGGCGGCCGCTGTCCGCAACGCTCACCGTAGTCACCCTCGACGGCGGGCAGACGGTGATGGTCAAACGGGGCAACGGTCCCGGCGCGGCACCGGCCGAAGCGGCGGGGCTGCGCTGGCTGGCCGACGCGGGCACGGTCCACGTCCCGGTGGTGCACGGCCACGACCGGGACTGGCTGGTCACCGACCAGGTGCCGGTCGGCAGGCCGGGCACCCGGGCAGCGGCCCGGTTCGGCCGCGACCTGGCCGCCTTGCACGCCGTCGGCGCGCCCGCCTTCGGCGCCCCGCCGCCCGACGGCCCCACGGACGCGTACATCGGGCTGGCCCCGATGCGCAACGTCCCGGGCTCCGACTGGCCGCACTGGTACGCCGAACACCGGGTGCTGCCCTATCTGCGCCGCGCCGTCGACGACGGCACGGTGCGCCACGGCGAGGCCGAGGTGATCGAGCGCGCATGCGAGCGGCTGCCCGAGCTGGCCGGCCCCGCCGAGCCACCCGCCCGGCTGCACGGCGACCTGTGGAACGGCAATGTCCTGTGGGGCGCCGACGGACAGGCGTGGGTGATCGATCCGGCCGCGCACGGTGGCCACCGGGAGACCGATCTGGCGATGCTCCACCTGTTCGGCTGCCCGCATCTCGACCAGGTGATGGACGGCTACCAGGATGTGGCACCGCTCGCCGAGGGCTGGGCCGACCGCATCGGGCTGCACCAGCTCTTCCCCCTGCTGGTGCACACCGTGCTGTTCGGCCGCGGCTACGCCGGGCAGGCACTCACGGTGGCCCGGGCAGCCCTGGCGCGCTGACCTGCCGCAATTCCGCGTGCCGCCCTTCCAGAGCGGTGTGGTCGTCGTCCGTGCCGGTGTGCGGGGCGGCGAACCAGCGCGCTCGGCACCCACTGGTCCCGGCGGGAGAGCACACAATCCGATCCAGGAAGCGTGCGGGCCACCGCCACCGGAATTTCACGCCCCGCACCGGAAACCGATGCGCCTGGTCCGCCGTCTTGGGGTGCGGAATCGAACGGACGGAAAGCCATGGTGGAGCAGGTGGACGGCGGTGCGGCGTCTCCGGTGCAGGCGGCGGCGCCCCGGCGGGTGGGGCGCTGGGTGGCGCGCTGGGCTCGGGGCGGGTCGCCTTGGACGCGGGGGCGGGTGCTCGCCGGATTGGCGGTGCTGACGGCCGGGCTGCTGGCGTTTCACCGGGTGGTGCCCAACTCCGTGGGGCATCTGGGCAGTTTGCTGGAAGCGTTCCTGCCGTGGCTCGGTCTGGTGGTCGTGGTGCTGCTCGGCCCGGCGCTGCTGCGCCGTTCGGCCATCGCGCTGGTGGCCCTGCTCCTGCCGGTGGCGGCCTGGGCGTACCTTTTCGGCGGGCTGCTCCTGCCCGGGACGAAGCCCGGCCCGCATGACCTGGTCGTGGTGCAGCACAACGTCAGCGACGAGAACACCGACCCGGCGGGTACGGCCCGTACCCTGGCCGATGCCGGGCCCGATCTCATCGCGCTGGAAGAGCTGGTGCCCACCGCGCTGCCGGTCTACGAGAAGACCCTCGCCCCGGACTACCCGTACCACGCCGTTCGGGCACCGTCGGACTGTGGTCGAGGCATCCGCTCGCCGACGCCCGGCCGTTGGACATCAAACCCCGGGGATCACGGAGGCGTGGAGCCGCGGGCTGCGGACCGTGGTCCACACGCCGCGGGGCGAGATCGCGGCGTACGTCGCGCATCTGCCGTCGGTCCGCGTCGGGCCGAGTGGCCTCGCGTCCTCCTGGCGTGATGAGAGCGCCGGCCTGTTGGGCAAGGCCATCGCCGCCGAGAAGCGGGATCGGCTGATCCTGCTGGGCGACCTCAACGGCACCGTCGACGACCGTGGGCTGGCTCCGCTGACCTCACGGATGAACGTCGCGGAGCGGGGCTTCGCCTTCAGCTTCCCCGCGGGCTTCCCGCTGGCCCGAATCGACCAGGTCATGGCCCGTTCGGCGGCGGTCGGCCACATCCGCACCCTGCCCGCCACCGGTAGCGACCACCTGCCGGTCGCCGCCCGGATCGCGCTGGGCTGAAGCCGCCTCTCGTGCTGTGGCAGCTAAGGGGTGACGGCCAGTCGGGCGCCGCCTCGGGAGCGGTCCCAAGACCCACGGGTTAGAAATACCGCGCAGGAATCCCCGAAACAGGAGGTCCAACTGATGGGTATCGGTACGCGCTGGACGACCACGACGGCCGCCGCGACCATGACTCTGGTGGGCACACTGGGACTCGGCCTGATGGCGCCCGTGGCGCAGGCCGCCGCCCACGGGCCGTGCTACGACGGGCGGTGCAAGATCACCGTGTCGAGGCCCACCAACATCGCGGTCGACAGCCACCGGTTCGGCTTCGGGAAGCTGCGGATCACCCACATCAGCTCCCGGTCCGTGAAGATGTCGGCCACCACTACGGGCGGCGCGCGCCTGAGCGGCAGCACCAGTCCGGGTGGCACCGTCAGGCTCAACAGCCTGAGCATCCGGGTGCAGTCGGTCAGCGGCCACAAGGCCAAGCTCGTCCTGACACGAGCGTCCTGACACGGGCGTGCTGACAAGAGCGTGCTGACACGGGCGTCCTGAATTCCCGTCCAGCCACGATCACTTTCCGGTGATGTGGGTGGTCAGGCGGGTCAGCAGGGGCACACAGTCGCGCAGCCGCCGCTGTTCGTCGGGGCTGAGCGCGTCGCTGATGGCGGCGCCCAGCGAAGTGGCGCGCTGCGCGCGTTCCTGCCGGAGGCGAGCGCGGCCGGTGTCGGTGATGTCCAGCAGGAGCTTGCGGCCGTCGCTGGGATGAGGTTCGGTGCGCACCAGGCCGGCGCCGAGCAGCTCCTTGACTGACTTGGCGGCCGACTGGTGGGTCACGCCGCGCCGGTGCGCGAGGTCGGCCGTGGTCTGCGGGCCGCCGCGGTCGAGGTGGCCGAGGATGGCGGCTTCACCGGAGGGCATGGTGTCGGCGGCCCGCACGGCACGGACGAGTTCCCCGATGGCCTGCCGCAGTCCTGCACATCTGGACCAACACGCCCGTCGCCAGGCAGCTGGACGGCCTCGGCGCCCGCGTCACCGCCGTCGGCGAGGGCGAGGCCTTTACCGCGGCCGGGTTCGATGTGAAGGCATACGGCACGTGGCACGCGGTCATCCACCCCGACATCCCGCCCATCGGCAACATCGGCTTCCTCATCGACGACGCCCTGTTCCACCCCGGAGACGCGCTCACCGTCCCGGACACCACCGTCGACACCCTGCTGCTGCCCGTCCACGGCCCCTGGTCCGCCACCGGACAGCTGATCGACTACGTACGAGAGGTGGCCCCGCGGGACACCTACGCCATCCACGACGGTGCCCTCAACGACATCGGCACCGCCATGGTCGGCGGGTTCCTGGGCGACAACGGCCCCGGCATCGGGGCCCGCTACCACCGGCTGACCGCGGGCGCCTCCGTCGACATCGACTGACGCCGAGATCCCCGCCCTCGGCCCGGCGATACCGCGGGCGGCACGCTGGTGAGCCGTACGCGGTCCCGCACCGCGTCGGCCGTGTCGTAGCCATGCCGCGCCGTGTGGCCGCACGGGATGACCGTGACGTCGACGCCGAAGGCCGCCGCGGCCTCGAAGGCCCGGATACGTTCCGTATTGGCCCAGGACGCTTCGGGACCGCTCAGGTAGGCCACCCGGCGATGGCCGAGCTGGGTGAGGTGACCGCAGACGAGGGCCCCCGTAGAAATCGGCCGAGCACGCGGGCCTGGCCTCCTCCCCCCCGCCCGGCTCCAGGCGCTGCGCGCGGCCAACGCTCAGGGAGAGGTGATAGCCATGACGGGAACCACGGCACACACAGCAGAGGGAGCAGCATGACCACAGCCACCTTCACCCTCGTCATGGTCCCCCGCTGCCGGACGAGACACGGTCCTGGCCCGGCAAGCTCATGGAGGCCGTTCCCGGAATCGAGGTCCTCTGCCCCGAAGGCCCCGAGGACGTCGGTGCCGCGCTGGGCCGCGCCGACGCCGCGTACGGCACACTCACTCCCGAACTCCTGGAACGGGCAGGGAACTTGCGCTGGTTGCAGGCTCCGCAGGCGGGGCCTCCTCCCGGCTTCTACCACCCCGCGCTCGTGCGTCATCCGGCGCTGGTGACGAACATGCGGGACACGTACACCGACCATGTGGCCACGCACACGCTGGCGTTGGTCCTGGCTCTGGCCCGGCAACTCCCCCACTATGTGCGCGAACAGGCCGCCGCCAACTGGGCACCGGACTGGTCGGACGGCGGGGTCCTTCCGCTCGGTGAGGCGCGTGCGCTCATCGTCGGTACGGGTGCGGTCGGCGCCGAGACGGGGCGGCTGCTCGCCGCGTTCGGAACCCGCGTGGAGGGCGTCGATGCCCGGATCACCGAGGCGCCGCCGGGTTTCGACCGGGTTCTGCCCGCCGATCTCCTGGATCGCGTCCTTCCTGAGGCGGACATCGTGATCCTGACCGTGCCGCACACTCCGCGGACGGAAGGGTTGATGGACACCGGCCGTATCGCGTTGATGAAACAGGGAGCCTGCCTCATCAACGTCGGCCGCGGTCCCATCGTCCGGCTCGACGACCTGGTCACGGCCTTGGACACGGGGCGTCTGCGGGGCGCCGCCCTCGACGTCATGGAGCAGGAGCCGCTGCCGCCGGACCACCCCCTGTGGCGTCACCCCAAAGCACTGATCACCCCCCATGTCGCGGGGGCCGGACCGCACGCCGCGGAGCGCCGGTTCCAGGTGCTCGCGGATAACGCGCGGCGGTTCGCCGCCGGGCAGCCGTTGATCAACGTAGTGGACAAGTCGCAATGGTTCTGAGCGGCATCGGCCGACAGCCTGCCCTCCGTGCGCTGATGAGGTCAGCGCCTGAGCGAGATCCGATATCGGCCTCGCCGCCTCGCCGTGCCTGTTCGCGGCCGTTCGCGGCCGTTCGCGGCCCCTACGGCCTCATCGCTCCGCCGACCCCAGGGGGGCGGTTTCCTCCGGTCCGTCCCTTGACGGGCCTGTCATGCCCCCACACATGAAGGAGCCGCACACGCAGAAGAACTCCGTCGCGGGCAGGACTCCGCGTCGCGCTCTCGTGTTCATCACCGCACCGGCACTCGCCGCCGGCGCCCTGACCTCGGTGCAGAGCGCGTCGGCCGCTCCGGCGGACGCCGCCGCCCGCCCCGCACCGGCCGCGGCCATCGGCCTGAGCACCGGCTGGAAGCTCCAGCTGCCCGAGCTGAGCACCATGCCATGCGGCCGCGGTGAGTAGGGGGATGCCGGCTTCCTCCTGGCCGCGGCCTCTGTTGCCGCCGTACACCTGATGCGTGCCGCGAGGGCCCGCCATGCCCCGCCTCGCCACGTCCCATCCAACTCCACCCCACGCCATGTGACTGACGTCACGGTATGCGGGAGCCTTGTCTTCAGGTCATCATATGACCCGATCGCCGCCAAGGCCGGAGGCCGATTGCGCCCTCGGCCGGCACAGCAGGGCGGCGGCGCTCCCCCATAGACACGGCAAGGACGAGGAGGGGCATGAGCGAGCAGGACAGGCCGGCACAGCCACGCGTGGGCGTGGTGGGGCTCGGGGCCATGGGACTCGGCATGGCTCGCTGCCTGCGGAAGGCGGGCTACGAGGTCGGGGTCCACGATCTGCGACCGGAGGTGGCCGAGGGCTTCGCCCGCGACGGCGGGACGGCGTTCGCCTCCCCCGGCGACCTGGCGGCCGCGGTGGACGTCGTGGTCGGTGTCGTGGTCAACGCGGCGCAGGTCGAGTCGGTGCTGTTCGGTGCCGACGGGGCCGCCGCCCGGCTCCGCCCGGGGGCCGTCTTCGTGATGTGCTCCACGGTCGACCCGGGCTGGTCCGCTGAGCTCGGGGGCGGCTGGCCGAGCGGGGTGTGCTCTACCTGGACGCCCCCATCTCCGGTGGTGCCGCGCGCGCCGCGGCCGGAGAGCTGACCATGATGACGTCGGGCTCCGCCGCGGCGTACGCGGTCGCCGACCCGGTGCTCGAGGCCATGAGCGCCACGGTCTACCGCCTGGGTGAGCAGGCCGGTCTCGGCTCCAAGGTCAAGATCGTGAACCAGTTGCTCGCGGGTGTGCACATCGCCGCCGCGGCCGAGGCGATGGCGCTGGGTCTGAAGGCCGGTGTGCCGGCCGAGGCGCTCTACGAGGTCATCACGCACAGCGCCGGCAATTCGTGGATGTTCGAGAACCGGATGGCGCATGTGCTCGCCGGTGACTACACGGCCCTCTCCGCGGTCGACATCTTCGTCAAGGACCTGGGGCTCGTCCTCGATTCCGCACGGCCGGAGCGGTTCCCGCTCCCCCTGGCCGCCACGGCTCATCAGATGTTCCTCCAGGCGTCGGCGTCGGGTCTGGGTGCCGAGGACGACAGCGCGGTCATCAAGATCTTCCCCGGGATCGACCTGCCGCGGCCGGCGGGGGCCTGAGATGGGAATCCGACTCGGCTGCATCGCCGACGACTTCACCGGCGCCACGGACCTGGCCAACAACCTGGTGCGCGCGGGCATGCGCGTGGTCCAGCTGATCGATGTGCCGCCCGGCGGCGCCGAGGAACCGGTGGACGCGGACGCCGTGGTCATCGCGCTCAAGTCGCGGACGGTTCCGGCCGCCGACGCCGTCGAGGCATCGCTGCGGGCCCTCGCCTGGCTGCGGTCCGCGGGCGCCGAGCAGATCTACTTCAAGTACTGCTCCACCTTCGACTCGACACCGGCCGGGAACATCGGGCCGGTCACCGAGGCCCTGATGGACGCGCTCGGCACCGACTTCACGATCGCCACGCCCGCGTTCCCCGACAACGGGCGCACGGTCTTCAAGGGCCATCTCTTCGTCGGCGACGTGCTGCTCAGCGAGAGCGGTATGCGCCATCACCCGCTCACCCCCATGACCGACCCCAATCTCGTCTCGGTCCTGGGTGCGCAGACCACACGGGCGGTCGGCCTGATCGACCACACGGTCGTCGGCCGCGATGCCGAGGCGGTCCGGGCCCGGATCGACGAGCTGCGCGAGCAGGGCACCGGGATCGCCATTGCCGACGCCGTCTCCAACGAGGACCTGGTGCGTCTCGGCGCGGCGGTCCAGGGGCTGCCCCTGGTGACCGCCGGTTCGGGCCTGGCCATCGGGCTGCCCGCGAACTGGGGCTTCACGCCGTCCCACGCCGCCGCACAGCTGCCACCGCCCGGCGGCCACCGGGCCGTCATCTCCGGATCGGTCTCCACCGCCACCAACCGCCAGGTCCTGGAGTTCCTGCGCGCCGGCCGGCCCGCGTTCAGCGTGGATCCGCTGCGTATCGCGGCCGGTGAGGACGTGTCCGGCCAGGCCCTCGCCTTCGCCGAGTCCCACCTGGCCGACGGTCCTGTCCTCTTCTACTCCACGGAGGCGCCCGAGGCGGTCCGCACCGTCCAGAGCAAGCTCGGCGCCACCGAGGCCGGCGAACTGGTGGAGCGGACCCTGGCCCGCGTGGCCCAGGGCCTCGTGGAGCGCGGTGTCCGGCAACTCGTCGTGGCGGGCGGCGAGACCTCGGGAGCGGTCGTCCGGGCGCTCGGCATCACCGGCTTGCGGATCGGGCCGCAGATCGACCCCGGTGTGCCCTGGTGCGCGACGCCGCTTCCCGGCGGGGACACGCTCCACATCACCCTGAAGTCCGGCAACTTCGGTGGCCCCGCGTTCTTCACCGACTCGTTCGCCCTGCTCGACCGGGAGGTCTCATGACCGAGCTCCTCGACGCCGCCGTGGACGAGGCGCGCGACGAGATCGTCCGGGTGGGCACGAGCCTGTTCAACAGGGGCTATGTGCACGCCAGCGCCGGGAACATCAGCGCCCGGGTCGGCGACGGCCATCTGATCACACCCACCGACGCCGCCCTGGGTTTCCTCGAGCGCGACCGCCTCGCGCTGGTCGACGCCCAGGGTGAGCAGATCGCGGGCGACCGCGCGAGCAAGACCCTGACGCTCCATCGACGCATCTACGCGGCCGACCCCACGGCCCGCTTCGTCATCCACACCCACTCCACCCACCTGGTCGCGCTCACCTTGGCCGGTGTGTGGAGCCGGGACGACGTGCTCCCGCCCATCACGCCCTACTTCGTGATGAAGGTCGGGCACGTCCCGCTCATCCCCTACCACCGGCCCGGCGACCCGCGCGTGGCCGACCTGGTGACCGCCCGGATCGCCGACCACCAGGCGAGCCACACGCCGATCAGGGCCGTCCTGCTCGACCGGCTCGGCCCCGTGGTCTGGGGCCCGGACGCGGCCGCCGCCCTCGCCGTCCTCGAAGAACTCGAGGAGACGGCACGCCTCTGGCTCCTGACCGACCGTCGACCGGAGCCGCTCACCACCGCCGCCATCGACGAGCTGAGGGCCACGTTCGGCGCCGCTTGGTGACCCGCTTCTCCCCTCCCCGTTCGCAGAATCCCCTGAGCCGCACAAAGG contains:
- a CDS encoding NAD(P)-binding domain-containing protein, whose product is MSEQDRPAQPRVGVVGLGAMGLGMARCLRKAGYEVGVHDLRPEVAEGFARDGGTAFASPGDLAAAVDVVVGVVVNAAQVESVLFGADGAAARLRPGAVFVMCSTVDPGWSAELGGGWPSGVCSTWTPPSPVVPRAPRPES
- a CDS encoding NAD-binding protein, yielding MLYLDAPISGGAARAAAGELTMMTSGSAAAYAVADPVLEAMSATVYRLGEQAGLGSKVKIVNQLLAGVHIAAAAEAMALGLKAGVPAEALYEVITHSAGNSWMFENRMAHVLAGDYTALSAVDIFVKDLGLVLDSARPERFPLPLAATAHQMFLQASASGLGAEDDSAVIKIFPGIDLPRPAGA
- the otnK gene encoding 3-oxo-tetronate kinase, whose product is MGIRLGCIADDFTGATDLANNLVRAGMRVVQLIDVPPGGAEEPVDADAVVIALKSRTVPAADAVEASLRALAWLRSAGAEQIYFKYCSTFDSTPAGNIGPVTEALMDALGTDFTIATPAFPDNGRTVFKGHLFVGDVLLSESGMRHHPLTPMTDPNLVSVLGAQTTRAVGLIDHTVVGRDAEAVRARIDELREQGTGIAIADAVSNEDLVRLGAAVQGLPLVTAGSGLAIGLPANWGFTPSHAAAQLPPPGGHRAVISGSVSTATNRQVLEFLRAGRPAFSVDPLRIAAGEDVSGQALAFAESHLADGPVLFYSTEAPEAVRTVQSKLGATEAGELVERTLARVAQGLVERGVRQLVVAGGETSGAVVRALGITGLRIGPQIDPGVPWCATPLPGGDTLHITLKSGNFGGPAFFTDSFALLDREVS
- a CDS encoding class II aldolase/adducin family protein, with amino-acid sequence MTELLDAAVDEARDEIVRVGTSLFNRGYVHASAGNISARVGDGHLITPTDAALGFLERDRLALVDAQGEQIAGDRASKTLTLHRRIYAADPTARFVIHTHSTHLVALTLAGVWSRDDVLPPITPYFVMKVGHVPLIPYHRPGDPRVADLVTARIADHQASHTPIRAVLLDRLGPVVWGPDAAAALAVLEELEETARLWLLTDRRPEPLTTAAIDELRATFGAAW